From the Chryseobacterium sp. G0201 genome, the window CCCGGCCTTAAGTATAGAAAAGAAAAATGAATGTCTTGATGCCGGAAAATTTATAAGGATTTTATTAGAAAAGGACATCAAGCCTTCGGATATCATGACGCGTAAAGCATTTGAAAATGCGCTTCGTATCATCATTGTTCTGGGTGGAAGCACCAATGCCGTATTACATTTTATTGCAATGGCAAAAAGCGTCGGAGTTTCCGTAACGCAGGATGATTTTCAGAAAATGAGCGATGTAACGCCTGTTTTGGCAGATTTAAAACCAAGCGGTAAATATTTGATGCAGGATCTTCATGAGCATGGAGGAATACCTGCGGTTATGAAATATTTATTAAATGAAGGTCTACTACACGGTGATTGTCTTACAGTTACAGGGAAAACATTGGAAGAAAATTTAGCACAAATACCTTCTCTTGATTTTTCAAAGCAAAAAATTATCAAACCTATTTCTGAACCTGTAAAATCAACAGGTCACATCAGAATTCTATACGGTAATCTCGCAGAAAAGGGAAGTGTGGCAAAAATTACAGGAAAGGAAGGTGAAAAATTTGTGGGTAAAGCGAGAGTTTTTGATGGAGAAAAAAATCTCATCAGAGGAATACAAGACGGAAACGTGAAACATGGCGATGTCATTGTTATTAGACATGAAGGGCCAAAAGGCGCACCAGGAATGCCTGAAATGCTAAAACCTACAAGCGCTTTGATCGGTGCAGGGTTCGGAAACAGTGTTGCTTTAATTACAGACGGTCGTTTTAGTGGCGGAACTCACGGTTTTGTGGTAGGACACATTACTCCGGAAGCGTATGAAGGAGGTTTAATAGCATTTGTAAATGATGAGGATATCATTGAAATCGACGCAGTAAACAATACGATTCAGCTTAAAGTTTCTGAAGAAGAAATTAAGAGGAGAAAAAAAGATTGGGTAAAACCGGAATTAAATGTAAAAAAAGGGTTGTTATTCAAATATGCAATGACGGTTTCTTCAGCAGCAGAGGGCTGCGTTACAGATGAATTTTAAAAAACACAGAAAATGAAAAATGAAGGTTTAAACAATGATAAAGAGAGTCTGTTGATGGGGATGGAACTTAGCGGGAGCCAAATTATTCTCGAAGCATTTTTGCGGGAAGGAGTAAAAACAATGTTTGGTTATCCTGGAGGTGCTATCATTCCTATTTATGATGCTTTGTTTGATTATAAAGAACGTTTAGAGCATATTTTGGTACGTCATGAGCAGGGTGCGGTTCACGCTGCTCAGGGGTTTGCAAGAGTTTCAGATGAGGTTGGAGTTGCTTTGGCGACAAGCGGTCCTGGTGCAACCAATCTTGTGACAGGTTTGGCAGATGCATTGTTAGACAGTACGCCTGTTGTCTGCATTACGGGTCAGGTTTTTGATCATCTTTTAGGAACAGATGCTTTTCAGGAAATTGATGTCATCGGTATCACAACTCCCGTTACCAAATGGAATTATCAGGTTACCAATGCAGAAGAGCTTTCCGAAGTTTTAGCGAAAGCTTTTTACATTGCAAAATCCGGGAGACCGGGGCCTGTTGTTATTGATGTTACTAAAAATGCTCAGTTACAGAAGGTTGTCTATAAAGGATATACATCATGTTATTCCGTGAGAAGTTATCAGCCCGAATCTGAACCGAATGATGAAAATATTAAAAAAGCAGCTAAATTAATTAACAATTCAAATCGCCCTTTCATTATTGTAGGTCAGGGAGTTATTTTAGGAAAAGCAGAAACGGAATTTCTACAGTTTGCAGAAAAATCAGGAATTCCTGTTGCTTGGACGCTTCTAGGAATAGGCGTAATTCCTACAAATCATCATCTCGCTGTGGGAATGGTTGGAATGCATGGAAATTACGGACCAAATTTACTGACAAATGAATGTGATGTTTTGATTGCTGTCGGAATGCGCTTTGACGACCGCGTGACGGGAAAACTTGATGAATACGCAAAACAGGCGAAAATAATTCATTTTGATATTGATAAAGCAGAAATTAATAAGAATGTAAAAACCGATGTTCCCATTTTAGGAAACTGTAAGGAAACACTGCCTTTAGTGACGGATTTAATTACGTCTAAAGATCATTCAGATTGGCAGGGAAAATTCAGAAACTGTCATGAGATAGAACAAATTAATTTGATCAGTAATGAATTAAATCCTTCCGAGGGCGATATCACGATGGGAGAAGTGATCAGAAATATCAATGAATTAACGAAGGGAGAAGCCGTAATTGTTACAGATGTCGGTCAGCATCAGATGGTTGCCTGCCGGTATTCCAAATTCAATCATTCTAAAAGTAATATTACAAGCGGAGGGTTAGGTACAATGGGATTTTGCCTTCCTGCTGCGATTGGAGCTGCTTACGGAAAACCTGATCGACAGATTATTGCAATCATGGGAGATGGCGGAGCTCAGATGAATATTCAGGAGTTGGGCACCATAATGCAATATAAACCAGATGTGAAAATCATCATTCTCAACAATAGTTTTCTTGGGATGGTAAGACAGTGGCAGGAATTGTTTCATGAAGAAAGATATTCTTTTGTAGATATTCAAAGTCCTGATTTTGTACAGGTTGCAAAAGGGTATGGAATTAATGGTAAAAAAGTAACAGAAAGAAAAGATTTAAAAACAAGTGTTGAAGAAATGCTTGCTCATAAAGGAGCTTATCTTTTGGAAGTAATGGTTGATAAAAAATACAATGTTTTTCCGATGGTTCCGCAAGGGAAAAGTGTGTCTAAAGTTGTTTTAAACAATAATGAAATTTAAAATAAAAATATGGAAACAGATAAAAAAGAATTTACCATCACCACCTATACAGAGAATTATTTGGGAGTAATAAGCCGGATCAATAATATATTTTCCAGAAGGAGAATTGTTGTTGAAAACCTTAATGTAGGTCCTTGTGAAGTACAGGGCATTAAAAAATTTATCATTGTGATTAATGAAAATGAAGAAGCCATAAAAAAACTGGTAAACCAAATCGAAAAACAAGTCGATGTCTTGGAAGTTCATTATCACAGAAATCCTTGTATGACGGTATTAAGAAATGCAGGGAATTATTAAAATCAAAGTAATAACGTAAATAAAATAGTAAATAATGGCAAAATTAAATTTTGGAGGAATAGAAGAAAATGTAGTAACAAGACAGGAGTTTCCATTAGAAAAAGCTCAGGAAGTATTAAAAAACGAAGTAGTAGCAGTTATCGGATATGGAGTGCAAGGTCCTGGACAAGCGCTTAATCAAAGAGATAATGGTATCAATGTAATTGTAGGCCAAAGAAAAAATTCAAAATCATGGGATAAAGCCATTGCAGACGGATTTGTTCCCGGAGAAACGTTATTTGAAATTGAAGAAGCGCTTAAAAAAGGAACCATTATCTGTTATCTTTTAAGTGATGCCGCTCAGATAGAATATTGGCCAAAAGTAAAAGAACATTTAACACCTGGTAAAGCATTATATTTCTCACACGGTTTTGGAATTACCTTCAGCGAACGTACAGGAATTGTTCCACCAGACGATGTAGATGTTTTTTTGGTAGCCCCAAAAGGTTCCGGGACATCATTAAGAAGGATGTTCCTTCAAAATAGAGGATTGAACAGTAGTTTTGCCGTTTATCAGGATGTTACAGGTAAAGCTAGAGATCGAGTAATCGCCTTGGGAATAGCAGTTGGAAGCGGTTATTTGTTTGAGACGGATTTCAAAAAAGAAGTATATAGCGATCTTACAGGAGAAAGAGGAACATTAATGGGTGCTGTGCAGGGAATTTTTGCCGCACAATATGAAGTACTGAGAAAGAATGGCCACAGTCCTTCCGAAGCTTTTAATGAAACGGTAGAGGAGCTTACACAATCATTAATGCCATTGGTTGCAGAAAACGGAATGGACTGGATGTATGCCAATTGCAGTACAACCGCCCAAAGAGGAGCATTAGATTGGTGGAAACGTTTTAAGGATGCTACTTCTCCCATTTTTGAAGAATTATACAACAATGTAGCTTCCGGAAATGAAGCGCAATTATCTATTGACAGTAACAGCAAACCTGATTACAGGGAAAAACTGGATGCCGAATTAGCAGAACTTCGAGAAAGCGAAATATGGCAGGCCGGAAAAACAGTCCGTAGTTTAAGACCGGAAAATAATTGATTGTGATGAAAGAGAAAAATCGGCAGACCGTTACTTTGGATAATGTCCAAAAGGCGGCTGAGAGACTCAAAGATGTCAGTGTTCGAACTCCGTTGTTAGTAAATAATAATTTATCAACTATTTATGAGGCTCAGATCAATTTTAAAAGAGAAGACTTACAACGAGTACGATCTTATAAAATACGAGGAGCTTATAATAAAATGGCAACGCTGTCTAAAGAAAGTCTTTCGAAAGGGGTAGTATGTGCCAGTGCAGGAAATCATGCGCAAGGGGTTGCTTTTGCATGCAGTGCAATGAAAACAAAAGGAACAATATTTATGCCTTTGCCGACGCCTGGTCAAAAACTGGAGCAGGTGAAAATGTTCGGGGGCAATTATGTAGATATAGTTCTCTATGGAGATACTTTTGATGAAGCTAAAGATGCTGCATTAGAATTTTGTGAAAAGAATGAAGGAGTATTTATCCATCCATTTGACGATCCTGCTATTATTGAAGGACAAGCTACGGTGGCATTAGAAATCTTGGAGCAGGCAGATGGACTTATCGATTATCTTTTTCTACCCATTGGCGGTGGCGGATTAGCTGCTGGAGTTTGCAGTGTCTTTCAATCCCTCTCTCCGAAAACAAAAATTATAGGAACAGAACCTTCCGGCGCAGCCAGCATGACCAAAGCAATGGAACAAGGGAAGCCTTTCTATTTAGAAAAAATCAGCCGTTTTGTAGATGGAGCGGCAGTACAGAAAGTAGGAGACCTTAACTTTAATATCTGTCAGAATGCACTGCATGATGTTGTTACGATTGAGGAAGGGATGATCTGTGAAACCATACTTTCGCTCTATAACAAAGATGCGGTGGTGGTAGAGCCTGCCGGAGCTTTATCGGTGGCTGCTTTAGAGAAATACAAAGAAGAAATTAAAGGTAAAAATGTAGTATGTATTATCAGTGGAAGCAATAATGACATTACCCGAATGGAAGAGATAAAAGAAAAGGCATTGTTATACGCTGGGCTAAAACACTATTTTTTGGTGAGGTTTCCTCAGCGGCCGGGGGCTTTAAAATCTTTTGTAATGGATGTTTTGGGGACAAATGATGATATTACAACTTTTGAATACACCAAGAAAAATTCAAAAGAGAAAGGAATAGCGGTTGTTGGGATCGTTTTAAAGAATAATGAAGATTTTGAACCTTTATTATTTAACATGAAAAAATATGATTTTTTCGTCAACTATCTTAACAATGATCCTTCCTTAATGAATATTCTTATTTAGCTATACTATTCTAAAAATCAATGATGGAAAAGAAAGCTTCACAATTTGTGAAGCTTTTCTGTATTATGTATAATGGTGATTAAGTATGTCTGATCTTCAATTTCAAAGAAAAAGGACAGATTTTTATCTTTCCAGTGTAAAATTAGAAATCACTTTCGGACGGTCAACTTCATTGGCTACTTTCCATGAAGTTCTGTACATCCATTCCGTCATTTTATAGAGTTTTTTATAATTAATATTTTCAGATTCATCTTGCGGAGTGTGATATTGATCATGCAAAACACTCGTGAAAAATATCGCAGGAATTCCCACTTTAGCATACGGAAGATGATCGCTTCTGAAATAAAAATATTCCGCATGATTCGGAGAATCCCAGTCTTTCAGATATTTGAATTTTGTACTTTCATTATTGGCATCCTCAGCCATTTTTACCAATTCTTCTGAGTTTTTATGAGGTGCATTACCTCCTAATAAAGCGGCTTCATTATTGTCGTTTCTTCCGATCATATCACCATTTAGGACGGCAACAATTTTTTCTTTGGGAACTACAGGATGAGCGGCGTGCCATCTTGAACCCAATAATCCTCTTTCTTCAGCACCATGAAAAACAAATAAAATACTTCTCTTTCCAGGTTGTTTTTTATAAGCTCTTGCCATGGCTAACATTGCAACACAAGTACTTGCATTATCATCGGCTCCGTTGTAGATCGTATCGTTTTTTACGGGATGTCTTACTCCATCGTGATCTTGGTGACCGCTTAGTAAGACGTATTCATCTTTTAATGTTGGATCGGTTCCTTCAATCTTTCCAATAATGTTCACAGAAGGATATTTGTACGTTTCTGTGATGAGGTTTAAAGAAATTTTAGGATTATTTTTCACCCAATTGGCATTTTCTCTTTTGATCCAGAGAACAGGAATATTATTCGTTACTTTTTCTCTTAATCCTTCCACACCGTAAACGCCTCTTGTCATTTGTGGCAGAACTTCAACCCAACTTTTTTCAGAAGTATCATCGGTGATGAAAATGATCGCTTTTGCGCCTAATTCAAAGGCTTTGTTGTAATATTTAGTTCTTACAAATCCGGGATATCTTCTCACGAAAAGGGTCATTTCTTTGTCGATATTTTTATCGGACGCATTGATGGCAAGAATTTTTCCTTTAATATTTAATTTTGAAAGATCTTCAGGTTCGGTAGTTCCGGCATAAACGATTTCAGCATCAATATTAGCATTTACAGGTTCTGCTACAAGGAAATCTTTCCACAATTTTAGAGAGTTTTCTCCAATCTTCAAGCTGCTTTGCGGGATGACCTGATGTCTGTACATATCAAAGAACTGGAAAAAAGTTCCGTTGTCTCCGGCGGGCTTCATTCCTGCTTCCTTGGCTTTGTCGGCCAGCCACATGGAAACTTTTAATTCATCTAAAGTTCCGGCTTCACGACCCCAGAATTGATCGGCAGCCAATTCGTACATATCTTTTCTAAGATCTGTTTCTTTGATGGCAGAAACCAAAGGTTTCTTATAGTTTTGAGCATTTCCAAGACTGAAAATAAATAGCGTGAAAACGGATAACAAATACTGTTTTTTAATCATGCTTTTTAAAATTTTAATTAAAGTTAGCCAATTTTTCAGAAAACTGTTTTGAAAACTCTTTTCTGTCTTCTTCAAGTTTTTCCTTATTTGAAGGTAAAATATAATTGAAAAGTAACTTGTCTTCGTTATCTAAAAAAACGATTTCCTTTTCTTCACCATCAATCATTTGAGCAAAAATCTCCCACATTGGCGTGTCTTTTAATCTTAATAATTCAAAAAACTGCTCCGCTTTTATTTGTATTGTCTTCATTTTCATTTTTTATTTAATTATTCATTCATCATTCCATTACCCATATTTAAAACTCTAATAATTTAAGTTTAAACTGTATGGCAAAGTTCTGCTTAAAATTAGGAGTTGTGTAATAACCAACTCTGTAGAATATTCCTAAATTGAAATAACTGGAAAGGAAATTCGTCCATTCCAACCCAACTTCCTGGTACAGATGATCCAGTTTTCTGAAATTGAATTGATGATATTCAGGATGTTTCATATCTCCGATCGTTCCTCTTAACACAAAATCAAAACTCGAAACATTCTGCCCGAAACTTTTGAAATACCAAGGGATTTTATGAGTGAAATAGTAGGCTATGAATTTATCATTATAAAATTTTCCTCCTTCCAATGTTGCAAAACCTAAATAAGAGGTAAGGTTAAAATTAATGTCTCTGCTGGGAGAAGCCAAACCGTTCATTGTGAAATTTTTCCAGATGGGAGCCTCACCGAGAACCATTCCTCCATAAAATCTTACGCCCGTAGTTCCGAGCATTGTTTTAAAATTATGAACAAAAAGAGCATCAAAACGGGTGTAGTTAAAGTCTCCGCCTAATATTTTAAAACTCTGTTCGTAATTAAAATAAAGCTCCGGATATTTTTGATCAATAATAGACTTTCCCTGCGGAGTCATAATATTGGTAGAATTCGGAGAATATTTTAGGGTGAATAAGGTGTTGAAATTCTCAAACGCGGGACCGCTGTCTCTAAATTGATAATCGAATTTAGCTTCTTCAAAATTTCTTTTTGCAGCGAAAACCAATGTCAGACCATTGGTAACATCGTTCAGATAAGAAATGGAAGCGCCTCTGTAATGATAATATTTATCGTTATTAAGGTTGTTTCCATAATTCATCATCCTCATTTTGAAGTTCCATAATCTTCTGTAAAATTCTCCCGAAGCGGTAACATCATTATAATAATCTACCCTGAAAAATGAATTTTTATCTAAATTGGTTTTAATATCAAGCCCGATTCCGTACTTCCATTTATCATCCTTGAAACCGTATGCAAAATAGTAATCCGGTGAAAAATAAGGATTAAAATTTTCATTCAATTTAGCCTTTAAACCAACTCTGAAACCTTCATAAGAGTTGAAATTAACAATTTCATCCACCGCAAAATCTACGATTCCTGCTCGGATCTGCCCATTGATCAAACCTGTTAATATTCTGGCTTTGTTATCAATATTGTATTTTTTTCCGAGGCTGTCGATGGTAGTGTAGGTATTTTTTTCTCTGTCTGTCAGAGGTTCAGTTCGATATAGATCGAGCGACTTTCCGTCTGCATTTTTTACAGCGAAAGTGTATCCTTTGAAATCTTTGGGATCTTCTTCAACAGGCGATTTGAAGTCGAAATATTTTGAAGTGAGAAAAGCATAAGTTCCAAAATTTCTTTTATCCTTGTTCTCCGTTTCATCTTTATTCTGGCTTCTTTTGTCTTCCTGCATCGCCATTTTATTCATTCTGAGCTTTACCGTTTCGTGGGCTAAAAACCATTTATTGTTATAGAAAATCCAGGTGCTGGTAATGATTCCGTCGTTTTTATTTTTACTGAAATTCTCTATTTTTTTAATTCCATAAGTTTCAGTATCAATATAGATTGCGCCGTTGTATTTTCTTTTTTTATCAGGCTTTTTGTAATTCACTTCACGAAAACGGATGACGAAATTTTTTCTGCCATCCATCTCAATAGTATCTGTTAAAAAGAATCGATATAACCCTCGATTTTCCTGTTTCAACTGATTAGGAACTTTATCCCTGTTACTTTGCTGGAGAGCGATCATCTCATAAATGGGTTGTTTAAGACCCGAAATTCTGTTGTCCAGAATGTTGATCTTTTCACCATATTTTTTTGAAAATAAAAATTCCTGAGCCCTTTCCCAAAGAAATAATTTACTTTTTGAAAATATTTGTCTTGCGGAAATATTATTTAATGAATCTTTTTCTCTTTTTTTCTTGAATAAATTATTGTCCTCAAAGAATTGATTAAACTGAGAAATACTGTCTTCATCAATATCTAATGAAATTTTTTCGTAAGATTTGTAAGTATAAGATTCTAAACTTTTCGGGGAATTTTTTGTGAAGTATTGATTTACTTTTTTAAGTATTTCTAACGCTTTCGGATCACTTTTATCTTCAATAATAATTTCTTCAATGGCTGTTGTTTTTGAAGATTTTTTGATAAGTGAAACGGTCATGTCGCTTTCTACAACTGATGTTTCTTTCTGATATTGACTCGCCTGAACGGTGATGCTTTTACATTTTGACTTAAATTCCAAAATACCCTGAGCATCTGTTTCGCCCAATAATTTGTCATTACAAAACACTTTAGCATTGGGAACAGGAATTTTACTAGCATCGTCTACTACTTTGATTTTTGATTGTGAAAAACCAAAAATAGAGATCAAGAAAAATATAAACAGTAAAACCCTTTTCATGTAAAAAAAACTATGTCAAAAGTAATAATATTTATTGTGTTGGAAAAGTTTTAATCATTGATATTCAAATGATTTTTGATAGAGAAAATCTTGGATGAAAAAGAAAAACGCCCGAAAATTTCGGACGTTCTTTATTTTATATTTAAATGAATTTAATTAAATATTTAAAGCTTTCTGATAAGCATTTTCCAAACCATCAAGATTTTTTCCTCCAGCAGTTGCGAAACCTGGGTTTCCACCGCCTCCGCCTTGGATTTCTTTAGCTAACTCTTTAATAAGTGCGCCAGCCTGATAAATTCCGGCTAAATCATCTGAAACTCCAACGGTAATCATTGGTTTTCCGTCTGCGTCGGACAGGATAACCGTTATAGAAGTTGGAATTTCTTTCTTCAACTGGAAGACGATGTCTTTCACTGAACCAGCATCTAAAGAAGTTCTTTTCACTAAAAGTAATTTATCGCCTTTTTGCTCATAAGCACCTTTCCAGTCATCGATTTCGCCTTTTGCTTTTTCTTTTTTGAAAGCTTCTACTTCTGATTTCAATGATGCATTTTCTTCGATTAATTTTTCGATCGAACGTACAACATCTTTAGATTTCAACAATTGAGAAAGCTCTGTAATTTGCTTTTCTAAACCTTTGAAATATTCATCAGATTTATCTCCTGAAATCGCTTCAATTCTTCTGATTCCTGCTGCTGCAGAACTTTCTGAAGTTAATTTGAAATGACCGATTTCGCTTGTATTTTTAACATGAGTTCCACCGCAAAGTTCTTTTGAACTTCCAAACTGGATCATTCTAACGCTGTCACCATATTTTTCACCAAACAAAGCCATTGCACCTTTGTCAATCGCTTCCTGAATCGGAATATTTCTAAATTCCTGTAAAGCAATACTTTCTTTAATCTTTGCATTAACCTTTTCTTCAACCAAAGCCAATTCTTCCTCTGTCATTTTATTGAAATGAGAAAAGTCAAAACGAAGATACTCAGGACCAACGTAAGAACCTTTTTGTTCAACGTGAGTTCCTAAAACATCTCTTAAAGCTTCATGCAAAAGGTGAGTCACCGAGTGATTTGCTTGGGAGTTTTTTCTGTCGGTTGCATCTACTTTAGCATAGAAAACAGCACCTGCATCTTTCGGAAGACCATTGATTAAAGAAATAATCAATCCGTTTTCCTTTTTGGTTTCTAATACTTCGAAACTTTCTGTAGCGTTTTCAAGAACGCCTTTATCACCAACTTGTCCACCACCTTCAGGGTAGAAAGGAGAGTTGCTCAACACAACCTGATAAAATTCACCGTCTTTATTTTCTACTTTTCTGTATCTTGTAATGTATGTTTCTGCTTCGATTTGGTCATAACCAACGAAGTTTTCCGGTTTTTCTTCTAAAGTTACCCAGTCGTACACTTTCTGAGCAGAATCAGCTTTTGAACGAAGTTTTTGCTTCTCCATTTCCGCTTTGAAACCTTCTTCATCGATGGTCAATCCTTTTTCCTCTGCAATAATTCTCGTTAAATCATCCGGGAAACCATAAGTATCATATAATTCAAAAACTTCTTCGCTTGGTAAAACCTTCGACTTGCTTTCAATCGTTTGTTGAATTAATCTTTCAACTCTGATCAATCCGTTTTCAATTGTTTTTAAGAAAGATTCTTCTTCGCTTTTGATAACTTCTGTTACCAATTTTCCTTGTTTTACTAGTTCAGGGAAGAATTGTCCCATCTGATCTTTAAGAACAGCAACTAATTCGAAAAGAAAAGGTTCTTTCATATCCAGGAATCTGTAAGAATAAGAAATAGCTCTTCTTAAAATTCTTCTGATCACGTAACCTGCCCCTCCGTTTGAAGGCAATTGTCCGTCTGCAATCGCAAAAGAAACCGCTCTGATGTGGTCTACCACAACACGGATGGCAATATCTTTTTCGTCTTCTAAAATTCCTGTATATTTTTTACCAGAAAGTTCTTCAACTTTAGAAATCAACGGAGTGAAAACATCGGTGTCATAATTGGAAGATTTCCCCTGAAGCGCCATACAAAGACGTTCGAAGCCCATTCCTGTATCAACGTGTTGTTGAGGAAGTTTTTCCAGTGATTTGTCAGCTTTTCTGTTGAATTCCATGAAAACCAAGTTCCAGACTTCAACAACTTGTGGGTGGTCGTTATTTACCAATTCTAGCCCTGAAACTTTAGCTTTTTCTTCTTCTGATCTGATGTCAATATGAATTTCTGAACAAGGTCCGCAAGGTCCGCTTTCACCCATTTCCCAGAAATTATCTTTCTTATTTCCGTTGATAATTCTGTCTTCAGAAATATGAGATTTCCAGAAATCATAAGCATCCTGATCTCTTTCAAGATTCTCAGAAGCGTCTCCTTCAAAAATGGTTACATATAAGTTCTCTTTTGGAATTCCGTAAACTTCCGTCAGCAATTCCCAGGCAAAAGCAATAGCATCTTTTTTAAAATAATCACCAAAAGACCAGTTTCCCAACATCTCAAACATGGTGTGGTGATAAGTATCTCTACCTACATCATCCAAGTCATTATGCTTCCCGGAAACTCTCAAACACTTCTGTGTATCGGCAATTCTTGGGGCGGTAGGCGTTTTGTAGCCTAAGAAAAAATCCTTGAACTGCGTCATTCCGGAGTTGGAAAACATTAAAGTAGGGTCGTCTTTCAGCACAATTGGAGCCGAAGGAACGATAAGGTGGCCTTTACTTTTAAAATAATCTAAAAATTTTTGACGTATCTCTTGTGATGTCATAATTATATATGTTGCTTTGCTTTTTACAAATTTTCGATAAGATGCAAATTTACTATTTTTAGGTGATTTAGTTTTAAATATTTAATACTTTTGGAAAGATTGTTTCAATAGTTTGAAACATTTTAAGGAGCTATTTCCCGCTTTCCGTTGCAATCTTTTTTTTCAAAAAAGGATTTTCTCTTCAATCGGGGCTAGGTTTGCAGTCATTCTTCTCAATATTAGAAGTAATAATTATCCGCAAACTTTGTCATCCTGGAAGGATCTCGACGGTCGGAAAACAAAGATTTCAATTTTGTTTTTTTTGAGATTGCTTTACTTCGACAGACTCAGTACAGGCTCGCTTCGCTCCTCGCAATGACCAAATGATTTAATGAAAATTTTGCACTTTAAGATTTAACTTTCTATATTCGTTTTAATATTAAATAAAAACTCTCGCAGATTTTTAAAACTCAAACATCTGTGCCAATTTGTGCAATCTGTGGGCAAATAATATTAAACAGTAAATGACGAAAAACGAAACATTAAAAAGTTGGATTGAACAATACTCCGAATCTTTGTTGAAAAGAGCGGTTTATGTGCTTTCAGATAAAATAGAGGCGGAAGATATTGTTCAGGAGGTTTTTATTGCTGCTTTTTCGTCGTATGATTCTTTTGAAGGAAAAAGTAAACCTTTAACTTGGCTGAATACGATTCTTAATAATAAAGTAGCTGATTTTTACAGAAAAAAATATAAATCTGAACCCGAAATCAGGCTTGACCATTTTTTTGATGAAACAGGCTCATGGAAAAATAATGATGTACTGAACGATTGGGATGCTACCAATAAAGAAACAGAGCTTTTGGATAATAATGATTTTAATAA encodes:
- a CDS encoding ACT domain-containing protein — protein: METDKKEFTITTYTENYLGVISRINNIFSRRRIVVENLNVGPCEVQGIKKFIIVINENEEAIKKLVNQIEKQVDVLEVHYHRNPCMTVLRNAGNY
- the ilvC gene encoding ketol-acid reductoisomerase — protein: MAKLNFGGIEENVVTRQEFPLEKAQEVLKNEVVAVIGYGVQGPGQALNQRDNGINVIVGQRKNSKSWDKAIADGFVPGETLFEIEEALKKGTIICYLLSDAAQIEYWPKVKEHLTPGKALYFSHGFGITFSERTGIVPPDDVDVFLVAPKGSGTSLRRMFLQNRGLNSSFAVYQDVTGKARDRVIALGIAVGSGYLFETDFKKEVYSDLTGERGTLMGAVQGIFAAQYEVLRKNGHSPSEAFNETVEELTQSLMPLVAENGMDWMYANCSTTAQRGALDWWKRFKDATSPIFEELYNNVASGNEAQLSIDSNSKPDYREKLDAELAELRESEIWQAGKTVRSLRPENN
- the ilvB gene encoding biosynthetic-type acetolactate synthase large subunit; the encoded protein is MKNEGLNNDKESLLMGMELSGSQIILEAFLREGVKTMFGYPGGAIIPIYDALFDYKERLEHILVRHEQGAVHAAQGFARVSDEVGVALATSGPGATNLVTGLADALLDSTPVVCITGQVFDHLLGTDAFQEIDVIGITTPVTKWNYQVTNAEELSEVLAKAFYIAKSGRPGPVVIDVTKNAQLQKVVYKGYTSCYSVRSYQPESEPNDENIKKAAKLINNSNRPFIIVGQGVILGKAETEFLQFAEKSGIPVAWTLLGIGVIPTNHHLAVGMVGMHGNYGPNLLTNECDVLIAVGMRFDDRVTGKLDEYAKQAKIIHFDIDKAEINKNVKTDVPILGNCKETLPLVTDLITSKDHSDWQGKFRNCHEIEQINLISNELNPSEGDITMGEVIRNINELTKGEAVIVTDVGQHQMVACRYSKFNHSKSNITSGGLGTMGFCLPAAIGAAYGKPDRQIIAIMGDGGAQMNIQELGTIMQYKPDVKIIILNNSFLGMVRQWQELFHEERYSFVDIQSPDFVQVAKGYGINGKKVTERKDLKTSVEEMLAHKGAYLLEVMVDKKYNVFPMVPQGKSVSKVVLNNNEI
- the ilvA gene encoding threonine ammonia-lyase IlvA produces the protein MKEKNRQTVTLDNVQKAAERLKDVSVRTPLLVNNNLSTIYEAQINFKREDLQRVRSYKIRGAYNKMATLSKESLSKGVVCASAGNHAQGVAFACSAMKTKGTIFMPLPTPGQKLEQVKMFGGNYVDIVLYGDTFDEAKDAALEFCEKNEGVFIHPFDDPAIIEGQATVALEILEQADGLIDYLFLPIGGGGLAAGVCSVFQSLSPKTKIIGTEPSGAASMTKAMEQGKPFYLEKISRFVDGAAVQKVGDLNFNICQNALHDVVTIEEGMICETILSLYNKDAVVVEPAGALSVAALEKYKEEIKGKNVVCIISGSNNDITRMEEIKEKALLYAGLKHYFLVRFPQRPGALKSFVMDVLGTNDDITTFEYTKKNSKEKGIAVVGIVLKNNEDFEPLLFNMKKYDFFVNYLNNDPSLMNILI
- the ilvD gene encoding dihydroxy-acid dehydratase, whose amino-acid sequence is MINKYSKTFTQNTEQPAAKAMLYGIGFTDDDMQKAQIGIASMGYDGNTCNMHLNDLAQIVKKGTWEQGLAGLIFNTIGVSDGMSNGTDGMRYSLVSRDVIADSIEAICGAQYYDGIIALPGCDKNMPGTIIAMGRLNRPSIMVYGGTIAPGCFKGEQLNIVSAFEALGQKIAGEISEEDFNGVIKNSCPGAGACGGMYTANTMASAIEALGMSLPYSSSNPALSIEKKNECLDAGKFIRILLEKDIKPSDIMTRKAFENALRIIIVLGGSTNAVLHFIAMAKSVGVSVTQDDFQKMSDVTPVLADLKPSGKYLMQDLHEHGGIPAVMKYLLNEGLLHGDCLTVTGKTLEENLAQIPSLDFSKQKIIKPISEPVKSTGHIRILYGNLAEKGSVAKITGKEGEKFVGKARVFDGEKNLIRGIQDGNVKHGDVIVIRHEGPKGAPGMPEMLKPTSALIGAGFGNSVALITDGRFSGGTHGFVVGHITPEAYEGGLIAFVNDEDIIEIDAVNNTIQLKVSEEEIKRRKKDWVKPELNVKKGLLFKYAMTVSSAAEGCVTDEF